GCACCCATCACCCCGACCTCAATCTTGTCGCAATGCCTAACGTCAGCTCCATGTTGCAGGCCCTGGCTACCGATGAAGTGGATGCGGTAGTCAGCGATCTGGCTTCGAGCGTCTGGAGCCTGCGCCAGCTGAAACTCGATGGTTTGTACGTCAGCGGCGAAACGCCCTACCGCTATCAGTTGGCGATGGGCGTGCCCCGGGATGAGAAAATACTGGTGGGTATCCTGGACAAGGTCCTCGCCGACCTCAGCCCAGCCGAAACCGATGCGATCCAGCAGCATTGGGTCGGCAGCTTCAGCGATCACCGCACGTTCTGGGCAGATTTGTTGCTGTACGGCCTGCCTGCGGTGCTGCTGCTGAGTACCGTGCTGGTCATCGTGATTCGCATCAATCGTCGGCTCAGCTCGGAAATTTCCCGCCGGGTGGCCCTTGAGCAAAAACTGCGTAGCAGCGAGTACCACTATCGCGGCCTGGTGGAGAGTCTGTCGGCCATCGCCTGGGAAGCCGACATCAGCGACTTCACCTACAGCTACGTGTCGCCCCACGCCGAAGAATTGCTGGGCTACCCCCGCGCCCATTGGCTGATCCCTGGCTTCTGGCGCAACATCATTCACCCCGCCGACCTGACCCGCACCGAAACCTATTGCCTGCGCGAAACCCGGGCCAACCGTGATCACAGCATCGACTATCGCGTTATTACGGCCGATGGCCGCTGCCTGTGGGTACGCGACATCGTCAGCCTGATCGAGCACGGCCATGAACCGGTGCTGCGCGGCTTGATGATCGACATCAGCGAAGCCAAGCGTACAGAAGAGGCGCTGCAGCTGTCGGAGCAGAAGTTCGCTTCGGTGTTCCAGCAATGCCCGGACATCCTGGTGATCGCCCGCCTGTCCGACGGATGCCTGCTTGAAGTCAACAAGGCCTTTGAAGACCAGATAGGCCTTGGCGCCGCAGACGTGGTGGGCAAAACCGCCACCGAGCTGAATATCTGGGGCGTTCAAGGAGTCGGCCCGGATTTGCTGCAACGCGTGCAGACCACCAGCATCCGCAACCTGGAAATGACCTTCCTGCGCAGCAATGGCCAGGCATTTATCGGACTTATTTCAGCCGAGCCGTTCCAACTCGATACCACCGAAGCCTTGGTGGTCGTGGTGCGAGACATCACCCAGCTCAAGGAAACCCAGCAGCAGTTGCAGACCTCCGAAGAGAAGTTTGCCAAGGCCTTTCATGCCTCCCCCGATGGCTTGTTGCTGAGCCGTCAAAGCGATGGCCTGCTGATCGAAGTGAACGAAGGCTTCAGCCAACTGACCGGCTACACCAGCGCCACGTCACTGGATCAGTCGGCCCTGGACCTCGGCATCTGGGTTGACCTCAATGAGCGCAAGCACATGCTGGAGTTGATGCAGCGCGACGGCTTTGTCCGCGACTTCATTTGCCATATCCGCCGCGTCGATGGCCAGGTTCGCCTCTGCGAACTGTCAAGCCGCCCGCTGCCCATCGGTGACGAAGACTGCATGCTGACCATCGCCCGCGACATCACCGAACGTCAGCTGATGCAGGAAAAACTGCAACAAGCCGCCACGGTGTTCGAAAGCACCGCCGAAGGCGTATTGATCACCGACACTCGGCAGAACATCAGTGCCGTTAACCGCGCCTTCAGCGAGATCACCGGTTACAGCGAGGCCGAAGCGCTGGGCCATACCCCGCGCCTGCTCGCCTCCGGCCTGCATGACAGCGCCTTCTATGCGGCGATGTGGCATCAGTTGACGACCCAGGGCCACTGGCAGGGCGAAATTTCCAACCGTCGAAAGGACGGCGAGCTGTACCCCAGCTGGCTGACCATCAGCGCCGTGCGCAATCGCGACCAGTTGGTCACCCACTTCGTGGCGGTATTCGCCGATATTTCCAGCCTCAAGCTCGCCCAGGCGCGCCTCGACTATCAAGCCCATCACGACCCGCTGACCGGCCTGCCCAATCGCACGTTGTTTGAAAGCCGACTGCAGGCCGCCCTCAATGGCCAGCAGGAAAGCGGTAATCAAGGCGCTGTGTTGTTTCTGGACCTGGACCGCTTTAAACACATCAACGACAGCCTGGGCCACCCGGTCGGCGACCTCCTGCTCAAAGACATTGCCGTGCGCCTCAAGGAACAACTGCGCGACATCGACACCGTCGCCCGCCTGGGCGGCGATGAATTCATCATCCTGCTGCCCGGCCTGCAACAGGCCAGCGACGCCCAATACCTGGCGAATAAACTGCTCGACTGCTTCACACCGCCCTTCCAGGCCGGCGAGCACGAATTTTTTATCAGCGCGAGTATCGGCACCAGCCTGTACCCGCAGGACGGCACCGATGTCGCCACCCTGGTCAAAAATGCCGACGCCGCGATGTACCGCTCAAAAGCCAATGGCCGCAACCGTGTTGAGAGCTACACCCGCGACCTGACGGCGCAGGCCAATGAGCGCGTGGCCCTGGAGCATGAGCTGCGCCGCGCCATCGAACGTGACGAGTTGAGCCTGTATTACCAACCCAAACGCAGCCTGATCACCCAGGAGCTGATCGGTGCCGAGGCCTTGATTCGCTGGCACCACCCAACCTTTGGCGACGTACCGCCCGAGCACTTCATCGCCCTGGCTGAAGAAAACGGCACGATCCTGCAAATTGGCGATTGGGTACTGGAACAGGCGTGCCGACAGATGCACGCCTGGAGAGGCACTTTCGGTGATTTCGGCCCCCTGTCCGTCAACCTCGCCGGCGCGCAACTGCGTCACCCCAACCTGCTGTCACGCATCGAGCAACTGCTGCGCGATTACCGACTGGAACCCGGCTGCCTGCAACTGGAAATCACCGAAAACTTCATCATGAGCCAGGCCGAAGAAGCGCTGGAGGTGCTGCACCAACTCAAAGGGCTGGGGGTGCAACTGGCGATCGACGATTTTGGCACCGGTTATTCTTCCCTCAGCTACCTCAAGCGCCTGCCCCTGGATTTCCTCAAGATCGACCAATCCTTCGTCCGCGGCCTGCCCGACGACCCCCACGACGCCGCCATCGTGCGCGCCATCATCGCCCTCGGCCACAGCATGCAATTCACCATCATCGCCGAAGGCGTGGAGAACCCCGCCCAGCAAGCTTTCCTCGCCGCCGAAGGCTGTGAACAGATGCAAGGCTACATCGTCAGCCTGCCCCTGCCACCGGAGCAATTTGCCGCAAGCTTCCTTCGCACGAGCCTGGAGGATTTTTCGGATGGCACAGTGAACAAACCATCGTTATAATCCGCGACCTACTGAGGGCCTATAGCTCAGTTGGTCAGAGCAGAGGACTCATAATCCTTTGGTCCACGGTTCAAGTCCGTGTGGGCCCACCAACACAAGAAAGCCGCGCATTGCGCGGCTTTCGCGTTTCTGAAATCCCGAAAAAAAATACGTATGGGCGCAACCTCAAACTGATCGTTTGCTGAAGGCAAGCCGTGCCGCGAAAAGGACGAAAATCAAGCCAGTCGCGCGGTCCATCCAGGTGATGACTTTCTCGTTGCGCAATACTTTTGCCAGGGGCTGGGTCGCGGCAATCAGGATGATCGACCACAGAAACCCGATAACGACATGAATGCTGACCAAGCCAAACGTCCAGGCGATCAATGGCTGCCCTTGCGGAATGAACTGGGGGAGAAAAGACACGTAGAAGATGCCGATCTTGGGGTTCAGTACGTTACCCATCAGGCCTTTGAAGAACCAGTTTGGCACTTTCTTTTGAGCGCCCTCGACAGATGACAACGACGTGCGAGGCCGCAGCAGCATGTTTAGCCCCAGCCAGGCCAGGTAAGCCGCGCCGCAATACTTCAAGATATCGAACGCCAGCTCTGAGACAGCAATCAGGGCCCCGAGTCCAAAAGCGACGGCGGCGCCCCACAGGAAGCAGCCTGCGTTGATGCCCAGAGCCGCGCGCAGTGCCTGTCGCTTACCTTCCACCGTGGCCGTGCGCAAAATCAGTGCGGTATCGAGGCCAGGCGTCAGCGTGAGCAGGGTCGCTGCGAAGGTAAAGGCTATAAGGTTGTCAGAGAATGGCATAGGTGGGTCTCAGCCAGATGTAGTCGGCAGATTAACCTTTAAATACGAGCTATCAAATCCCCGCGAGCTACAGGCCGACCTCCGCGCAATGACGCCCTCAACGGTACAAGCCCGTGTCTGGCGCAGCGGTTCTGTAAGCCCGACCAAGCCTGTAACATACCTGCCCACTGCACCCTCGCACTGGAGCTTCACCCTTGCCCGCCCTAGACGACATTGACCGCCAACTGATCGCCGCCTTGCAGCTCAATGCTCGCGAAAGCGTGGCCATGCTTGCCCGGCAATTGGGTATCGCGCGCACCACGGTCACTTCGCGCCTGGCGCGCCTTGAGAAAACCCAGGTGATTACCGGTTATGGCGTGCGCCTGGGCCAGCGCGTGGCGGATGGTGGCCTGCAGGCGTATGTGGGCATTACCGTACAACCGCGTTCTGGCAAGGAAGTACTGCGCAGGTTGAGTGCAATGGCCCAGGTACAACAGCTGTGCGCGGTGAGCGGCGAATTTGATTACGTGGCGTGGCTGCGCACTGAGTCGCCGGAGCAACTTGATCAGTTGCTGGATCAGATCGGCAGCGTCGATGGTGTGGAAAAAACCACCACATCCATCATCCTTAGTAACAAATTGGACCGTGGACAACCTATCTGACCAGTGAGCTCGTCAGATTGACTGAAACGAATGCAATCCGACGACACATTGCGTCTTATTAACGAGCGCAACGCTCCCTAAACTGGCTGCCATCTTTTCCTATACTCAACGGGCCTATCCCGCCGAGTCGTCAGTAAGGTCAGCCATGAGCATTCCGTCCAGCACCATCAGCAAGACCAATCGACACCCCGCCGACGGTAAAAAACCCATCACCATCTTCGGCCCGGATTTCCCGTTTGCCTTTGATGACTGGATCGAACACCCCGCTGGCCTGGGTAGCATTCCTGCCGCCAACCACGGCGCCGAAGTGGCGATCGTGGGCGCAGGCATTGCCGGGCTGGTGGCTGCCTACGAGCTGATGAAGCTGGGCTTGAAGCCGGTGGTCTACGAAGCCTCGAAAATGGGCGGTCGCCTGCGTTCCCAGGCTTTCGAAGGCGCCGAAGGCATCATCGCCGAGCTGGGTGGGATGCGCTTTCCGGTATCGTCCACCGCTTTCTATCACTACGTGGACAAGCTGGGCCTGGAAACCAAACCCTTTCCCAACCCGCTGACGCCGGCATCCGGCAGCACCGTTATTGATCTGGAAGGCCAGACGCACTACGCGCAAAAGCTCTCCGACCTGCCGGTGTTGTTCCAGGAAGTCGCTGACGCCTGGGCCGACGCGCTGGAAGCCGGTTCGCAGTACGGCGATATTCAGCAAGCGATCCGCGACCGCGACGTGCCGCGTCTCAAGGAGCTGTGGAACAAGCTGGTCCCGCTGTGGGACGACCGCACCTTCTACGACTTCGTCGCCACCTCCAAGTCCTTTGCCAAATTGTCGTTCCTGCACCGCGAAGTGTTCGGCCAGGTCGGTTTCGGCACGGGCGGCTGGGACTCGGACTTCCCCAATTCCATGCTGGAAATCTTCCGCGTGGTGATGACCAACTGCGACGACCATCAGCACCTGGTCGTCGGCGGCGTGGCCCAGGTGCCCATGGGCATCTGGCGTCACGTGCCGGAGCGCTGTGCCCACTGGCCCGCCGGCACCAGCCTGAGCTCACTGCACCGAGGCGCGCCACGGGCGGGCGTGAAGCGCATTGCCCACGCCGCCGACGGCCGCTTCGCCGTCACCGACAACTACGGCGACACCCGCGAATACGCCGCCGTGCTGACCACCTGCCAAAGCTGGCTACTGACCACCCAGATCGAATGCGACGAAACCCTGTTCTCGCAAAAGATGTGGATGGCCCTGGACCGCACGCGCTACATGCAGTCATCCAAGACCTTTGTCATGGTCGACCGCCCGTTCTGGAAAGACAAAGACCCGGAAACCGGCCGCGACCTGATGAGCATGACCCTCACTGATCGCCTGACGCGCGGCACCTACCTGTTCGACAACGGCGACGACAAGCCGGGGGTGATCTGCCTGTCCTACTCGTGGATGAGCGACGCGTTGAAAATGCTGCCCCAGCCCATCGACAAGCGGGTCAAACTGGCCCTTGACGCACTGAATAAGATCTACCCGAAAGTAGACATCAAGGCGCGCATCATAGGCGACCCGATCACTATCTCCTGGGAAGCCGACCCGCATTTCCTCGGGGCCTTCAAAGGTGCGTTGCCCGGCCACTACCGGTATAACCAGCGCATGTATGCGCACTTCATGCAGAAGGACATGCCCGCCGAACAGCGTGGGATTTTCATCGCTGGCGACGACGTTTCGTGGACTCCGGCCTGGGTGGAGGGCGCGGTACAAACTTCGCTGAACGCGGTATGGGGCATCATGACCCACTTTGGCGGTAGCACTCATCCCGAAAACCCGGGGCCCGGCGATGTGTTTGACGAGATAGGGCCAATCGCCCTGCCCGAATAAGGAGCCAGCCATGCGTGTTGCCCTGTACCAATGCCCCCCACTGCCGCTGGATGTCGCCGGTAACCTCAAGCGTCTGCAGCAACTGGCGCACGAGGCATCGGGTGCCGATGTGCTGGTGCTGCCGGAGATGTTCCTGACCGGCTACAACATCGGCGCCGAAGCCACTGGCGCCTTGGCCGAGGCTCAGGATGGCGAGTCGGCGCAAAGCATTGCTGGCATCGCGCAAAGTGCCGGGCTGGCGATTCTGTACGGTTATCCGGAGCGCGCCGAGGACGGCCAGATCTACAACGCCGTGCAGTTGATCGACGCCCATGGCCAACGCCTGTGCAACTACCGCAAGACGCACCTGTTTGGCGACCTGGACCGCGCGATGTTCAGCGCCGGTGAAGACGCTTTTCCGCTGGTGGAATTGAACGGCTGGAAGCTGGGTTTCCTGATTTGCTACGACCTGGAGTTCCCGGAAAACACCCGGCGCCTGGCCCTGGCCGGTGCCGAACTGATCCTGGTGCCCACCGCCAATATGGTGCCGTTCGACTTTGTCGCCGACGTCACCGTGCGGGCACGGGCGTTCGAGAACCAATGCTTCGTGGCTTACGCCAACTACTGCGGGCATGAAGGCGATATTCACTACTGCGGCCAAAGCAGCATCGCCGCGCCCGATGGCCAGCGCATCGCCCAGGCGGGCCTGGATGAAGCGCTGATCGTCGGTACGCTGGATCGGCAATCGATCCTCGACGCCCGCGCCGCCAATCATTACCTGCAAGACCGCCGCCCCGAGCTTTACGGCGCACTGCACAAGCCCTGATCCACCGGGTTTGCTAGCATAGGCGCTTCCCCCGTTTCGGAAGTGCCCATGCCTGCGCCGGTTCACCCTCAGCCCCTGCACCTGACTCTGGCCAATGGCCTGCACCTTTGCCTGCGTCATGCTCCGCGCTTGAAGCGCTGTGCGGCTGTTTTACGCGTGGCGGCGGGCAGTCATGACGCGCCATTGGCGTGGCCGGGGCTGGCGCACTTCCTTGAGCACCTGTTGTTTCTGGGGACCGAGCGCTTTCCCGCGGGCGAAGGGCTAATGGCCTACGTGCAGCGCCATGGCGGACAGGTAAACGCCAGCACCCGGGAGCGCACCACGGAGTTCTTTTTTGAGCTGCCGGTTTCGACCTTCGCCGATGGGCTCGTGCGATTGGCCGATATGCTTACGCACCCTCGCCTGAGCATTGACGACCAACTGCGCGAGCGCGAAGTGCTGCACGCCGAGTTCGTCGCCTGGTCCCAGGATGCCAAGGCGCAGCAACAAGTGGCCTTGCTGCAGGGCTTGGCCGCCGACCATCCGCTGCGCGGTTTTCATGCGGGCAACCGTGACAGCCTGCCGGTGGAACGTGAGGCGTTTCAGCAGGCGTTGCGCGAATTTCACCAGCGTTTTTATCAGAGCGGTCAAATGACGCTCAGCCTGGCCGGCCCACAGTCCCAGCAAGAGCTGGAAGCGCTTGCGCAGCAATTCAGCGCGCAATTGATCGGCGGCCCGCTGCATCCCCAGGCCGAACCACCGGCACTGATGGCCGGGCACTCCAGCGGCTATCAATTGGCTGCCGACCAGCATCTGCATCAGGTCATCACCGGTGACGCGCCGCGTGAAGCGCTGGCGTTTCTCTGTACCTGGCTCAACAGCTCAGCGCCGGGTGGCTTGCTCGATGAACTGAAGGCGCGACGCCTGGCGACGGCATTGCACGCCTCCGTGCTGTATCACTTCGCCGGGCAGGCCGTGCTGGACATCGACTTTACCCTCGACGCGCAAAGTGGCTCTGCGACAGAGATCGAGGCGTTGCTGCACGACTGGCTGAGTTTTTTCGCACACAGCGACTGGACGCCGCTACGCGAAGAGTTCGCCTTGCTCAAGGCTCGCCAGCAACAGGTGCAAAGCGCCCTGGCGCTGGCACGCAACGACGAAGAAGACTTATCGGAACAAGGCGTCGCAGCCCTCAAGGCCATGCTCGACACACTGCATCTGCCGCCCGCCAAACACGCGTGGCAGCTTCCACCGAACAACCCCTTCCTTCGTCCAGCCGCCAAAGAAGAACGGGCCGGCCTGATTCGCGGCCAGACCAGCGCCCACCGTGGCTTGCGCACCTTCGCTCAGGACCGCTCACGAGGCCGTCGGGACATGTCGGCGCTGACATTCAGCCAGGCCTTGGCGAATGACAACGATGAAGGCGCCCTGTACCTGCGTTGGCGCTTTGACTGCATCGTGCCTGCTGGCCTGGACAGCCTGCTGCAGCCGTTGCGCGAAAGTGCCGGCCAGGCGGGCGTCGAATTGAGTGCCGAAACCATCGGCCATGACTGGCAAGTAAAACTGCTCGGTTTCCACGAGCCCATGCCCGCCGTACTTGAGGCGCTGGCGCGCTGCTTGAGCACGACCGATGAACACGTGGCACCAACGCCCGCACTGCCGATGATTGCCATCCGCCAATTGCTCAAGGCATTGCCCACTTGCTGTGCCGGTGTCCAGCCTATGCCCCAAGCGACGTCGGCCCCATGGGCCAGCGCCCGCTGGCAAGGGCTGGGCTCAGGGTTACCGGCAACCTGTGAAGCAGCGATCAAGACAGCCGCTGCCCGATTGCCTGGCCTGCCTGCACATTTCCAATGCCAGCCTCAAGCGCTCAACGAACCGCATCTCTGGCACGAGGTAAGTACCGAGTCCAGTGAAGCGGCAGTGCTGTTGTTCTGCCCGACACCGACACACACCCTGGCCGATGAAGCGGCCTGGCGCTTGCTCGGTCATTTGCTTCAGGGACCGTTCTACCAGCGCCTGCGCGTCGAGCTACAAATCGGCTACGCCGTGTTCAGCGGCATCCGACAGATCGATGGGCAAACCGGCCTGCTGTTCGGCGTGCAATCCCCCAGCGCGTCCCTGAGTGAGATCGTCGAGCAAGTGCAGGCCTTTCTGGCGAAACTGCCGTCGTTGATCGAGCGCAGCGCAGACGTGGGCAACAAGGCCCTGGCGCAGCAATTCACACCCGAGTCGCTGCCTATCGGCCAAGCCGCTGATCTTGTGTGGCACGCCCACTTGGCGGGCCACGCAACGGGCTACCTGGAGCAATTACAACACTTGATACAAATCTGCTCGCCTGCCGATATGCAGCGCGCGGCCCAGCAACTGAACGACGCCACAGGCGGCTGGCATTGCATCGCCAACGGCCCATGCATCGGTGGGCACTGGCAGTCGGCGGGTTGATCGTTGCCAACCGTGCAACAGGCTTTTTCTTTCAAGACAGCGCTAACTCGAAAAGAATTGCGTAATATTCACACGCAATATCTGAACATCTCCCATGGGAGGTGGACTATATGTACTACTTGGTAGTGAACATCCCGTCCCTTGATAGGAGTATGAATATGACCTGGTCCAAACCTGCTTACACCGACCTGCGCATCGGTTTCGAAGTCACCATGTACTTCGCCAGCCGCTAATCCGCTGGGTAATACAACGCCTCGGTTCGCCCGGGGCGTTTTTGTTTTGAGCTTTGCTGATGGAGCGACCATGTTTGTCCAGATTCTAGGTTCCGCCGCCGGCGGCGGCTTCCCGCAGTGGAACTGCAACTGCGTGAACTGCGCAGGCTTTCGTGATGGCAGCCTGCGGGCCCAGGCGCGTACCCAGTCGTCCATCGCGATTTCCGACGATGGCGTGAACTGGGTGCTGTGCAATGCCTCGCCGGACATCCGCGCGCAGCTGCAGGGCTTTGCGCCGATGCAACCCGGCCGCGCCCTGCGGGACACCGGCATCAGCGCAATCATCCTGATGGACAGCCAGATCGACCACACCACCGGCCTGCTGAGCCTGCGCGAGGGCTGCCCGCACCAGGTCTGGTGCACCGACATGGTCCACGAAGACCTGAGCACCGGCTTCCCGCTGTTCACCATGCTCACCCATTGGAACGGCGGCCTGGCCTGGAACCGTATCGAGCTGGACGCCAGCTTCACCATCCCGGCCTGCCCCAACCTGCGTTTCACGCCACTGCCGCTGCGCAGCGCCGCACCGCCCTACTCGCCACATCGTTTCGACCCGCATCCCGGCGACAACATCGGCCTGATTGTCGAAGACCTGCGCACCGGCGGCAAACTGTTCTATGCCCCGGGCCTGGGCAAGGTCGATGCGCCGCTGTTGGACATCATGGCCGGCAGCGACTGCCTGCTGGTGGACGGCACGATGTGGGACGACGACGAAATGCAGCGCCGTGGCGTTGGCACCCGCACCGGCCGCGAGATGGGCCACCTGGCGCAGAACGGCCCCGGCGGCATGCTCGAAGTGCTCGAACAGTTGCCAAAGCAGCGCAAAGTGCTTATCCACATCAACAACACCAACCCGATCCTCGACGAAGACTCTCCCGAGCGAGCCGAGCTGGTGCGGCGTAACGTCGAAGTGGCTTACGACGGCATGAGCATCGAATTGTAGGAGCAGGCGAAATGACTGACACACCGTTGACCACCACCGAATTCGAAGCCGCCTTGCGCGCCAAAGGCGCCTTCTACCACATCCACCACCCGTACCACGTGGCGATGTACGAAGGCCGCGCCACCCGCGAGCAGATTCAGGGTTGGGTCGCCAACCGCTTCTACTATCAGGTGAACATTCCGCTCAAGGACGCCGCGATCCTGGCCAACTGCCCGGACCGCGAGATTCGTCGCGAGTGGATCCAGCGCCTGCTCGACCACGACGGTGCACCCGGCGAAGACGGCGGCATTGAAGCCTGGCTGCGCCTGGGCCAAGCCGTGGGCCTCGACCCGGACCAGCTGCGCTCCCAGGAACTGGTGCTGCCCGGCGTGCGCTTTGCGGTAGACGCCTACGTCAACTTCGCCCGCCGCGCCAGCTGGCAGGAAGCCGCCAGCAGTTCCCTGACCGAGCTGTTCGCGCCGCAGATCCACCAGTCGCGCCTCGACAGCTGGCCGCAGCATTACCCGTGGATCGACCCGGCCGGTTACGAATACTTCCGCACCCGCCTGGGCCAGGCCCGACGCGATGTGGAGCACGGGTTGGCGATTACCCTGCAGCACTACACCACCCGCGAAGGCCAGGAGCGCATGCTGGAAATCCTGCAATTCAAACTGGATATCCTGTGGAGCATGCTCGACGCCATGAGCATGGCCTACGAACTGAAACGCCCGCCCTATCACAGCGTGACCGAGCAGCGGGTCTGGCATAAAGGGATCACCCTATGAGCTTTGATCGCAGCAGAAAACCGACCTGGCGCCCGGGTTACCGCTACCAGTACGAGCCCGCGCAGAAAGGCCATGTGCTGCTCTACCCGGAAGGCATGATCAAGCTCAACGACAGCGCCGCGCTGATTGGTGGCTTGATTGACGGCGAGCGCGACGTGGCCGCCATTATCGCGGAGCTGGACAAGCAATTCCCCGGAGTGCCGCAACTCGGTGAAGACATCGAGCAATTCATGGAGGTCGCCCGTGCCGAGCACTGGATCACCCTTGCCTGAAAAACCCGCTATCGGCTTGCCGCTTTGGCTGCTCGCCGAGCTGACTTACCGCTGCCCGCTGCAGTGTCCGTACTGCTCCAACCCGCTGGATTTTGCCGAACAAGGCAAGGAACTGAGCACCGAGCAATGGATCAAGGTATTTCGCGAAGCCCGCGAGATGGGCGCGGCGCAACTCGGGTTTTCCGGCGGTGAGCCGTTGGTGCGCCAGGACCTCGCCGAGCTGATCGGCGAGGCGCGCAAACTGGGCTTCTACACCAACCTGATCACCTCGGGCATTGGCCTGACCGAACAGAAGATCAGTGACTTCAAAAAAGCCGGCCTGGACCATATCCAGATCAGCTTCCAGGCCAGCGACGAACAGGTGAACAACCTGCTGGCCGGCTCGAAGAAAGCCTTCGCGCAAAAGCTGGAAATGGCCCGAGCGGTGAAAGCCCATGGTTACCCGATGGTGCTTAACTTCGTCACCCATCGGCATAACATCGACAAGATCGACCGCATTATCGAGCTGTGCATTGCGCTCGAGGCGGACTTTGTCGAGCTTGCCACCTGCCAGTTCTACGGCTGGGCACAACTCAATCGTGTGGGGCTGTTGCCGACCAAGGAACAATTGGTACGCGCCGAACGCATCACCAACGAGTACCGCGCCAAGCTCGAAGCCGAGGGCCACCCGTGCAAGTTGATTTTCGTGACGCCCGATTACTACGAAGAGCGTCCGAAAGCCTGCATGAATGGCTGGGGCAGTATTTTCCTGACAGTCACACCGGACGGAACCGCGCTGCCCTGTCATGGAGCCCGACAGATGCCGGTGCAGTTTCCCAATGTGCGCGACCACAGCATGCAGCACATCTGGTACGACTCGTTCGGTTTCAACCGTTTTCGCGGCTACGACTGGATGCCCGAGCCGTGCCGTTCATGCGACGAGAAGGAAAAGGACTTCGGCGGCTGCCGTTGCCAGGCCTTCATGCTCACGGGAGACGCGAGCAATGCCGACCCGGTGTGCAGCAAGTCCGAGCAGCACGGCATCATCCTCAAGGCGCGGGAAGAAGCCGAACATGCCACCCAGACCATTGAACAGCTGGCGTTTCGCAATGAACGCAATTCACGCCTCATCGCAAAAGGCTGACGCCCTCAGCGCTTGGCGATGATGTACACGGCGTGGATGATGCCGGGGAAATAACCGCACAGGGTCAGCAGAATGTTCAGCCAGAACGCGCCGCCGAAGCCTACTTGCAGGAACACACCCAGTGGCGGCAGCAGAATGGCGATGATGATACGAATGATGTCCATGGGTCAGCTCCAGAAAATCGGCTCGTGTGAGCCGTGTAGCTAATCGACATTGGCGCTTCGCTAGGGTTCAGTGGTTTCTGGCATTGGGCCATCTCAGGCCAGAATCTGCAGGCCATGTTTTTGCACAAGGCTCAATAACTTAAGCGCCATGCCGCTGGGCTGTTTTTCGCCGGATTCCCACTGTTTTACAGTCGAGGCGCTCGTGTTCAGGTAGCGAGCGAACACAGGTTGGCTGACGTGGCTGCTTTCACGGAGGTATTTGATCTGCTCGGCTAGCATTCGAGCAGGAACCGCTGCCAGACACGCTTCGTCGAACTCACGAAGCGTGGTTTTGCTGATGGCGCCAATTGTATGAAGCGCTTCGGCAGATTGGTGAATGGACTCAAACGCCTCACTTTTATAGTTTCTGGTCATGACCTATCTCCACAAGCTCTGTTAAATCCAGCAATTGCTGAATCTGTGCATCGTTTAAATCTTCGTAGATCTTCGCCAGCGACCGAAACCCTTCCAGTTCACTCTGACTGATATTGCTCTGGCTCTGCTTGGCAAACAGGTATTGAAACACCCAGTAGTGCCTGCCTTTAGCCAAGACAATGGATCGATGACGATTTTGGTTCAGCCGCTTCTTCCATACGCCGCCTCCCAAATTGTC
This region of Pseudomonas sp. MUP55 genomic DNA includes:
- the pqqB gene encoding pyrroloquinoline quinone biosynthesis protein PqqB, with product MFVQILGSAAGGGFPQWNCNCVNCAGFRDGSLRAQARTQSSIAISDDGVNWVLCNASPDIRAQLQGFAPMQPGRALRDTGISAIILMDSQIDHTTGLLSLREGCPHQVWCTDMVHEDLSTGFPLFTMLTHWNGGLAWNRIELDASFTIPACPNLRFTPLPLRSAAPPYSPHRFDPHPGDNIGLIVEDLRTGGKLFYAPGLGKVDAPLLDIMAGSDCLLVDGTMWDDDEMQRRGVGTRTGREMGHLAQNGPGGMLEVLEQLPKQRKVLIHINNTNPILDEDSPERAELVRRNVEVAYDGMSIEL
- the pqqC gene encoding pyrroloquinoline-quinone synthase PqqC, with the translated sequence MTDTPLTTTEFEAALRAKGAFYHIHHPYHVAMYEGRATREQIQGWVANRFYYQVNIPLKDAAILANCPDREIRREWIQRLLDHDGAPGEDGGIEAWLRLGQAVGLDPDQLRSQELVLPGVRFAVDAYVNFARRASWQEAASSSLTELFAPQIHQSRLDSWPQHYPWIDPAGYEYFRTRLGQARRDVEHGLAITLQHYTTREGQERMLEILQFKLDILWSMLDAMSMAYELKRPPYHSVTEQRVWHKGITL
- the pqqD gene encoding pyrroloquinoline quinone biosynthesis peptide chaperone PqqD, whose protein sequence is MSFDRSRKPTWRPGYRYQYEPAQKGHVLLYPEGMIKLNDSAALIGGLIDGERDVAAIIAELDKQFPGVPQLGEDIEQFMEVARAEHWITLA
- the pqqE gene encoding pyrroloquinoline quinone biosynthesis protein PqqE, encoding MPEKPAIGLPLWLLAELTYRCPLQCPYCSNPLDFAEQGKELSTEQWIKVFREAREMGAAQLGFSGGEPLVRQDLAELIGEARKLGFYTNLITSGIGLTEQKISDFKKAGLDHIQISFQASDEQVNNLLAGSKKAFAQKLEMARAVKAHGYPMVLNFVTHRHNIDKIDRIIELCIALEADFVELATCQFYGWAQLNRVGLLPTKEQLVRAERITNEYRAKLEAEGHPCKLIFVTPDYYEERPKACMNGWGSIFLTVTPDGTALPCHGARQMPVQFPNVRDHSMQHIWYDSFGFNRFRGYDWMPEPCRSCDEKEKDFGGCRCQAFMLTGDASNADPVCSKSEQHGIILKAREEAEHATQTIEQLAFRNERNSRLIAKG
- a CDS encoding YqaE/Pmp3 family membrane protein; its protein translation is MDIIRIIIAILLPPLGVFLQVGFGGAFWLNILLTLCGYFPGIIHAVYIIAKR
- a CDS encoding DNA-binding transcriptional regulator; protein product: MTRNYKSEAFESIHQSAEALHTIGAISKTTLREFDEACLAAVPARMLAEQIKYLRESSHVSQPVFARYLNTSASTVKQWESGEKQPSGMALKLLSLVQKHGLQILA
- a CDS encoding type II toxin-antitoxin system RelE/ParE family toxin, with translation MKLRLFKTRNFAKAASKAWISDSELKEAFSDLLNGQADNLGGGVWKKRLNQNRHRSIVLAKGRHYWVFQYLFAKQSQSNISQSELEGFRSLAKIYEDLNDAQIQQLLDLTELVEIGHDQKL